One window from the genome of Podospora pseudocomata strain CBS 415.72m chromosome 1 map unlocalized CBS415.72m_1.2, whole genome shotgun sequence encodes:
- a CDS encoding uncharacterized protein (EggNog:ENOG503NXA2) produces the protein MVVPRNANLTEGDWFLDLQKHPPEVMGEGGDICEVPTIEISKRRRARPPPSRFLLVIPISVTVQDCRSEKLNQARGRLTQHLSDAPRQVFSYDLGFPDSDMSASRNPSARPPGKSHGGS, from the coding sequence ATGGTAGTCCCAAGAAATGCAAACCTAACAGAAGGGGATTGGTTCTTAGATTTGCAGAAACACCCCCCTGAGGTTatgggcgagggtggtgacaTCTGCGAAGTACCAACCATCGAGATCTCGAAACGTCGCAGAGCAAGGCCGCCACCTTCTcgattcctcctcgtcatacCGATCTCGGTAACAGTCCAAGATTGCCGATCCGAGAAGCTCAACCAAGCCCGGGGACGTTTGACCCAGCACCTCTCCGACGCACCCAGACAGGTTTTCTCCTACGACCTCGGATTCCCCGACTCAGATATGTCTGCTTCGAGAAACCCATCCGCTCGGCCTCCTGGCAAATCCCACGGTGGATCATGA